CCAGCTCGCGCCCCGATTCCAAGCCCAGCTTGGTCTTGATGTGATCCAAGTGGGTCTCGATGGTCTTGACGCTGAGACAGAGCTGCTCCGCCACTTCGCGGGTCGACAGCCCCCGCCCCACCAGCTGGAAGACCTCCATCTCGCGATCGGTCAGCACCTCGAGGGGGGACGTGGTTTGCACCGTACCGTTCTCCCCCACCAGCCGATGCAGGAGCCGCTCCTTCATGCGGGTGCTCAGGTAGATCTCCCCACGGAGCACCTGCCGGATGGCCTCGACGATGCGCTCGGTGGCTTCGTGCTTCATGACGTACCCCATGGCGCCGGCGCGCAGCGCCCGCTCGGCGTGCAGGGATTCGTCGTGCATCGACAGCACCAGGATGGGCAGGTCCGCGACCCAATGGCGCATGTCCTTGATCAAACCCAAGCCGCCCCCGCCCCCGGCCAGCGTCAGGTCCACCACCACCACGTCCGGGCGACTGGTGCGGAGCACCTCGATCGCTTCCGCCGCCGTGGCCGCCTCGGCGTGCACGATGAAATCTTCCTCCCCACCGATGAGCTGGGCGATTCCGCGCCGGACGATGGGATGGTCGTCGACGATGAGCACCTTCCAGCGTCGCCCGTTGGGTTCAAGACGTCCTCGGACGGTCACCGCTCACTCCCTTCACGCTGCAACGGACGACGGTACCGCCGCCGTCCCCACCATGGATTTCCAAGCTGCCACCGATGAGACCGGCCCGTTGGCGCATGGTGTGCAAGCCGAGGCCACCGGCGCCGGGCGCAGGAGGGAAGCCGCGACCGTCGTCGGCGACCTCCAAGACGATCTGCTCCGTGTCGGCGCGTAGTGCGAGGCGCACGTGCCGCGCCTGGCCGTGACGAAGCGCGTTGTTGATCGCCTCCTGGGCGATGCGATACAGGTGCGTGGCGAAGATGCTGTCGTGGATGGGCACCGCTTTCGGGCAATCGAAGCTACAGAGGAGGCCGAGGCGGCTGGTGGCGCTCGCGAGGTCCGCCAACGCCGCGGTGAGACCGTTCGTCTGCACCTCCACGGGGAAGAGACCCTTGGCGATCCGGCGCACCTGCTCCAGCACTTGTTTGGCGCCGGCGGTGATGAACGCGGCCTCGCTCGTCAACGCCGAACCCTGCGCCGCGAGCTTCGACTCCAAGCTCTTGGCCAGGAGCGACAATCCGGTCAGCTCGCCGCCCAGACCATCGTGCAATTCCTGTCCCAACTTCTGCTCTTCGCGCCAGACCGACTCGGAAAGCTGGCGTTCCAGCTGTTTGCGCCGCGAGATATCGCGGATCGCCGCCGTCACCACCAGGCCGTTCTCCATCTGCAAGGGACTCAAGCTGATCTCGGCGGGGAACTCGCTGCCGTCCCGCCGGCGGGCGTAGAGGTTGAGCCCTGCCCCCATCGGCCGGAAGCGCGGATCGGCCTCGAAGCTCTGTCGATGTTCTGTGTGCAGCCCGCGTTTCTCTTCCGGCACCAGGAAATCCACCGCTTGCCCGAGCAACTCCGTTCGCGAATAACCGAACATGCGCTCCGTTTGCGCGTTGACCATGACGATGCGCCCGTCTCGTCCGACCATGACCATCGCGTCCGGTGCCGATTCGAGGAGACTCCGGAACATCTCCTCCGCCCGACGGCGCTCGATCACCTGTCCGAGCTGCGTGCCGATGACGGCCATCGCCTCGAGAAACGGCTCCTCCGCTTCCATCCCTTCGTGGGTGAAGCACTCGAGCACCGCCACGATATCG
The genomic region above belongs to Candidatus Krumholzibacteriia bacterium and contains:
- a CDS encoding response regulator transcription factor; its protein translation is MTVRGRLEPNGRRWKVLIVDDHPIVRRGIAQLIGGEEDFIVHAEAATAAEAIEVLRTSRPDVVVVDLTLAGGGGGLGLIKDMRHWVADLPILVLSMHDESLHAERALRAGAMGYVMKHEATERIVEAIRQVLRGEIYLSTRMKERLLHRLVGENGTVQTTSPLEVLTDREMEVFQLVGRGLSTREVAEQLCLSVKTIETHLDHIKTKLGLESGRELVRFSATWFMEPI
- a CDS encoding PAS domain S-box protein produces the protein MFWSRGAGAEDKVTAKRETQDDVVQLVPTMNLDLLRLLHDVTLAASAADSNEALLRAVVERLCAYTGWPVGHAWRLDGTTRDLIPLDVWQLTDPSRCSAFVAATMGTRGRPGLSLAGRVVSEQRPLWWSELQERPEFLRREAARASGLHTGFAFPLRGANDIVAVLECFTHEGMEAEEPFLEAMAVIGTQLGQVIERRRAEEMFRSLLESAPDAMVMVGRDGRIVMVNAQTERMFGYSRTELLGQAVDFLVPEEKRGLHTEHRQSFEADPRFRPMGAGLNLYARRRDGSEFPAEISLSPLQMENGLVVTAAIRDISRRKQLERQLSESVWREEQKLGQELHDGLGGELTGLSLLAKSLESKLAAQGSALTSEAAFITAGAKQVLEQVRRIAKGLFPVEVQTNGLTAALADLASATSRLGLLCSFDCPKAVPIHDSIFATHLYRIAQEAINNALRHGQARHVRLALRADTEQIVLEVADDGRGFPPAPGAGGLGLHTMRQRAGLIGGSLEIHGGDGGGTVVRCSVKGVSGDRPRTS